The nucleotide sequence GGTAAGCCGGTCAGATCAAAAGAAACACGACGAATTAATTTCTCTTTGGATGCCCGTTCTGAAGGTGTAAATTCCCTCTCCTCCAGTTTATTCATTACAAAATAGTCGATCTCATTTTTGGGCCAGTCATCATTGCTAACTTCAGGAAGTTCCGGTTTTTCGGGTGGGATAAACGACCAATGCTTTTTGTATTCGGCTCCCTGTTCGATCCATTTTCTCAGAATGGCAATTTCCCGGTCGGTAATACTCAGGTTTGATGCCGGAGGTGGCATCATAAAATCGGGATCGTCAGAAGAGATTCGTTTATAAAGTTCGCTGTCATGGGGATCCCCCGGAACGATGGCAAATCGATTCTTCTCTTCACCCAACGCAGCATACGCCAACTCTTCGGTGGTGAGTTGCAAATCCGCTTCAACGGCAGCCTCATCAGGACCGTGACAGGCAAAACAGCGGTCCGATAAGATCGGTTTTACATCAAAATTGAAGTCAACATTCTCCGGGATTGGGTCACTGGTGAATTGCTCGTTCTCAGAAGTGCATCCTGAATAGAATGTAAACATCACCAAAACTAACAGAATCATTCCAGCACGAAAATAACTTTTGTTTCTATGAGATGACATCTGTTTCATTACAGGCGATTGAATTCCATGTTATTGTAATAAAGAGTAATTAAATAGCTTTAGATTTACTAAAGAATAATATTAGAACGCTTTGCAAAACTCTGACCGTCATCCTGAACTCGATTTAGGATCTCCAGATACTGGCTCTAAAGACGAATGGAGAATCTGAATCGAGTTCAGATTGACCGGTAACCACGGTTTTGCAAAGCGTTCTATTATATAAAAAATTAAATACTCGATTGTTAGAATTAAATAAAGAAAAAAATTATTATGTACAAATGTTTAAACAATTAAATATTCATAATGCTGAACCTGCGGTGAATGAATAATGAGATGAGAATCTATTTTTTAAATTAGCTTCCTTGGGAGGGACGTTTTTATGAGATAAAATTCAAATAGAGAGGGTGACAAATCTCGGTCATTATTGATGAATAACATTCTATTTGAAACTGAAGAAGATTAAAGGGTCATAACCTGATAAAATGAGTGGTTTCAGTCAGGTTTACCCAATAAATTTACTTACTGCCCGGATATGATCTATACATTAGATTTTCAAATCTATGAACTACTTTCTTTTTTGATTTTTACTATACTCCGCTGTTTTAATATCAGATCTCTGTTTTCCACATTTGTTGTATCTCTTCCAACGATTTACCCTTTGTTTCTGGAACCATTTTGTAGATAAACCAAAATGCAATGATACAGAAGAGGGCAAAGAACCAAAAAGTAGCAGATGCCCCTCCTGCTGACAATAACATGGGGGTAATCTGACCCACAATCGTATCAGCAATCCACATTGCCATAATACTTAACGCCAGGGCACGACCCCGAATTCTATTGGGGAATATTTCTGAAGCAATCACAAACTTTAATGGACCGATAGAGAAGGCAAAGCAAGCCAGAAAAGCTATAACGCTGATTAACAAAAACACACTGCCGGTAGCACCAATAAAGAAAAAATACCCGGTAGCTGTCAGACAAATGGTTGCACCTGCCGTGCCAAAAAGGTAAAGCGGTCGACGGCCAAGGCTGTCTACTTTCCATACAGCAATAAACGTAAATACCATATTTGCAAATCCGAGCAGTATTTGGCTAAGAAGTGCGTTATTCACTTCCATCCCCGCTTCATTCAAAATTCTGGGTCCATAGTAGATAATGGCATTTATTCCACTGAATTGTGAAAAAACCGGTAGCAATAATCCAATGATTAATGCCTTTCGCAAACCAGGTTTCAACAGTTCTCTGTATGAACCTTCCTCCTCTTCCAGGGTTTGTTGAATTTCTTTTGCACTCTCCTCCGCTTTTTTACTGCCCATAATACGCTGTAGGATAGATCTGCCTTCATCTCCCCTCTTCTGATTATATAACCATCTTGGACTTTCAGGTATCATAAAAATACCTCCTAAAAAGATGAGAGCCGGGACTGTTTCAATCCCAAACATACCTCTCCAGACTTCATCAACAAAAATGAACTCCAGAAAACCCCACAAGTTATAACTACTCGTGCTTTCAGTAAGATTCAACACAATAGCATTAGATATATACGCAAACAAAATTCCCACAGTTATAGCAAGCTGATAGCAAGTAACCAATCTGCCGCGAATATGGGACGGGGCAATCTCTGAGATGTATAAAGGCACTACATTCGAAGCGATACCAACGCCAATCCCCCCCAGCAGTCGTGCGGTTATCAACCAGGCAAAACCCGGAGCTGCGGCAGTCCCCACAGCAGAAAGGAAGAAGAGTAAAGCGGCCGTTTTCATAGCAAATCGTCGGCCAAGTCTGTCACTAAATTCACCCGATGCCGCTACACCGATAATACACCCGATCAATGCCGATGAAACAAGCCATCCCTCCTGAACTGCAGTTAAATTAAACTGATCCTGAACAAACGTAAGTGCTCCGGAAATCACAGCCATATCAAATCCGAACAGAAAACCGCCGGTGGCAGCAATCAGGGTAATGAGTACAAGATAAAATGTATTTTCTTTTGGCATGGCCTATTTCATAAATGCTTTTACGATCTTTGCACTTCCATTTGTGCAATTTTCAATCAGATACTCTCCCGTTGTTGCAGGTATTACTATTGTTTCGGCGTAACGAAGTTTTATTTTTTGATGGTTACTGATGATGTAGACAGACTCACCCTCAACCAAATTCAATACATGAAATCTGTTTTCCGTATCTACACGGATTGATTTTTCAAATTCCAACCGGTGAATTGAATAAAGATGATCTTTGTGTGTTGGAAGATTCACAATTTTCCAATTATCACCTTCTTCTTGTATTTCAGATTTACTAATAAAATCTTTCTCAACTGATTTACCCTCCCGGCTAAAATTCAGATTTTCCAGCGCACGACTTATATTCAGGGGCCTTGGATTTCCATCCAGATCAAGACGCTGCCAGTCATATATTTTAAAGGTAAAAATGTAAGGTGTGTTGCTGATCTCCAATACCAAATTATTTTTACCCGAACAGTGAATCGTGCCTGCCGGAATCAGAAACAGATCGTGTTTTTTTGAAGGAAATGTTTGTACATATTTTTCAACATCTGCTTTCCGTTTACTTTTTGCGCATTCCTCGAATACATCTTGAAACTGATCGCGATTGATATCCTCCTGAAATCCAAGATAAACCTCAGCATTCGGCCCGGCATCCATGATATAGTAGGTTTCATCCTGAGTGATTGGTTCACCGAATTCTTCCTTCATATATTCCAGCGTGGGATGACACTGCAATGAAAGATTTTGCCCATCCATCGTATCGAGGTAATCAAATCGCAAAGGAAAATAATATCCATATTCATCCGCATGCCGGCCAAGAATTGCTTTATTTTTGTGATACAGTAAAAATTCAAAACCGAACTCCAGCATAATTCCGTCACTTTCAAAAATAACTCCGTTTTCTGGAGCAATGATTTCAAATGACCATGCATAGTTCTTGGCATCGGGATTCAATCCTTCAAATTTATCTTGCATCCAATGTCCGCCCCAAACCCCCGGTTCAAACCAGGGCCTTACCCGGAAAGGGCTTTGTACCATTCTTTCCAATCCGGCACGAAAATCATCTCCTTCTATCCAGGTAATTGCCCCTGGACGCTGTCCATCCCCAATGGCCGTCGCCTGGCCTAAAAGTTCCTGTTTATGCTTATTGCAAACCGGCCAGTCCACAAAATAGAACCGTTTGTACATTATCTTCGGCTCTTCTGTGTCAGATGATCCAATATTGGTAACTGAACCAGCTCTCGATCGATATTGAATTTCATTTTTGGGTTGGTCAATATAAATGACCGGAGCCTCCCAGCCTGCAAGAGATGCACCCGTACCGTAGAGAATTGAAAGCGTATTTTTATCTGATGAAATTTGTGAGAGTGACTGTTCATCAAAAAAATCTTTCAACTGGCCGGGAAAATGAAACCCAAACAAAGGATCATCGCCGCCTAAATATCCCTCAAGCATGGAATCAATCTCACTCTCTGATTTATGAGCTGCTTCAATACAATACCAGTTTACATCTGTTTCTGCCGATATAAATTCACGGTTTAAACAGGAAATCACCTCCTCCCATATGGTACCAACATTCCCATCAATAACAATTTGATTGGAGCCTTGCTTGTGGATAAACTCCATAAGTGAATGATATCCCATCTTTATTTTTCCATCACTCAGCGGAAACGTGGGATAAATGTCATAACCCTCAGGTTCTTTCTTCTTATGTATTGGAAGCACTGGTGATACTGACTTTCGAATCTTGTTTTGTCCGCCTCCCATTCCATTTTGTTTTTGGTCGAAAGCAGCTCCCAAAAGTGAATATTCTGATGTATTATCAACAATCTGAACCCACACTTTATCCGTAAAGAGATCTCTAAATGAATCTTCAAACAGATGAAAAGAATGAAAAATCTTTCCGCCAAATACAATTCGGTCAACTTGTTTTTGGCTAATTAAATCATCTAAATATTCAGCAAGATTCTTCCCAAAATGATCAAAGATTTGTTGTACTGCCTGATCATCTTCCGCTTTCATTGCCAGTTCTTTCACTCCGGAAATTGCGGTACCATTGCCAATACCTTTTTTTGCAGCCTGATTTAAAAACCATTTTGTGGAAAAGTAATCTTCGGCAATTCCTGTCTTAAAGCTGCTATTGTAAAGAGGATTTTCGTCCAATAAACCCGAGAACAGTTCACCCCCCGAATAACTGGCACTTCCAATTCCCGTACCCAATGTTATTGCCAATACTTTTTCAGAATGAATACATTTTTGATGCAATACTCCCAGCAAAAAAGACTGGGCATCATTTAAAAAAGTAATTTGATCAACTTGAATATCTTTTTTGGCCAGAATATTTGAAAGACTTGTTTTCAAGTCGAGAGCAAACAAGGAATTGAATTTATGCTCAATACGACTGACACCCTTCTTATAATTAAAAGGGCCCGGCATAGAAACAGCGATGCCTTTTAATATCTGGGAACGGGTTAATTGGTTTGAAACATTAACAATGGAATCAGTAATATTTGCAAGCAGTTGATCTACAGTTGCATTGTTATCTATTGGTTGGTGGAAGGTGTATTCAACCTTATGATTACTATTTTTGAAATTGACAAGTCCAGAAGTAATATGGCTTCCACCAATATCAAGAGCTATGTAACAGGCCATTTAATATTTTGTCTAAATGTTTAAACATTTAGAGTGTAAATAGTCAAATTTTTAAAAAATTGCCAACTTATTTCTTTTCAAATCGGATGGAATATGTAAACTTATCACTCCGGTAATAACCAACA is from Balneolaceae bacterium and encodes:
- a CDS encoding sugar porter family MFS transporter, whose product is MPKENTFYLVLITLIAATGGFLFGFDMAVISGALTFVQDQFNLTAVQEGWLVSSALIGCIIGVAASGEFSDRLGRRFAMKTAALLFFLSAVGTAAAPGFAWLITARLLGGIGVGIASNVVPLYISEIAPSHIRGRLVTCYQLAITVGILFAYISNAIVLNLTESTSSYNLWGFLEFIFVDEVWRGMFGIETVPALIFLGGIFMIPESPRWLYNQKRGDEGRSILQRIMGSKKAEESAKEIQQTLEEEEGSYRELLKPGLRKALIIGLLLPVFSQFSGINAIIYYGPRILNEAGMEVNNALLSQILLGFANMVFTFIAVWKVDSLGRRPLYLFGTAGATICLTATGYFFFIGATGSVFLLISVIAFLACFAFSIGPLKFVIASEIFPNRIRGRALALSIMAMWIADTIVGQITPMLLSAGGASATFWFFALFCIIAFWFIYKMVPETKGKSLEEIQQMWKTEI
- a CDS encoding ROK family protein, whose amino-acid sequence is MACYIALDIGGSHITSGLVNFKNSNHKVEYTFHQPIDNNATVDQLLANITDSIVNVSNQLTRSQILKGIAVSMPGPFNYKKGVSRIEHKFNSLFALDLKTSLSNILAKKDIQVDQITFLNDAQSFLLGVLHQKCIHSEKVLAITLGTGIGSASYSGGELFSGLLDENPLYNSSFKTGIAEDYFSTKWFLNQAAKKGIGNGTAISGVKELAMKAEDDQAVQQIFDHFGKNLAEYLDDLISQKQVDRIVFGGKIFHSFHLFEDSFRDLFTDKVWVQIVDNTSEYSLLGAAFDQKQNGMGGGQNKIRKSVSPVLPIHKKKEPEGYDIYPTFPLSDGKIKMGYHSLMEFIHKQGSNQIVIDGNVGTIWEEVISCLNREFISAETDVNWYCIEAAHKSESEIDSMLEGYLGGDDPLFGFHFPGQLKDFFDEQSLSQISSDKNTLSILYGTGASLAGWEAPVIYIDQPKNEIQYRSRAGSVTNIGSSDTEEPKIMYKRFYFVDWPVCNKHKQELLGQATAIGDGQRPGAITWIEGDDFRAGLERMVQSPFRVRPWFEPGVWGGHWMQDKFEGLNPDAKNYAWSFEIIAPENGVIFESDGIMLEFGFEFLLYHKNKAILGRHADEYGYYFPLRFDYLDTMDGQNLSLQCHPTLEYMKEEFGEPITQDETYYIMDAGPNAEVYLGFQEDINRDQFQDVFEECAKSKRKADVEKYVQTFPSKKHDLFLIPAGTIHCSGKNNLVLEISNTPYIFTFKIYDWQRLDLDGNPRPLNISRALENLNFSREGKSVEKDFISKSEIQEEGDNWKIVNLPTHKDHLYSIHRLEFEKSIRVDTENRFHVLNLVEGESVYIISNHQKIKLRYAETIVIPATTGEYLIENCTNGSAKIVKAFMK